The Trinickia caryophylli genomic sequence GCGCGCCAGGATGGCCGCCTTTGCCGAACGGGTGCGCAGCGGCGCATGGACGGGCCACACGGGCAAGCGCATCCGCCATGTGGTCAATATCGGCATCGGCGGCTCGGATCTCGGCCCGAAGATGGTCGTGCACGCGCTCGATCATCTGAAGGCGCCGGGCTTGTCGACCTATTTCGTCTCGAACGTCGACGGAGCCGATCTGGCCCGCGTACTCGATCGCATCGATCCCGAGGAAACGCTTGCGATCATCGTCTCCAAAACGTTCACGACACTCGAAACGATGACGAATGCGCGCTCGCTGCGCGACTGGTTCATCGAAAAAGGCTGCCCCGAGAGCGGATTGGCGAAGCATTTTGTCGGCGTCTCCGCCAATCCGGCCGAAGTCGTGAAGTTCGGCATCGACAAGGACAACGTCTTCGAAATGTGGGATTGGGTCGGTGGCCGCTACTCGCTTTGGTCGGCCGTTGGCCTTTCGATCATGATCGCGGTTGGGCCACAGCATTTCGACGCCCTTCTCGACGGGGCCGACGCGATGGACACGCATTTTCGCGAGGCTCCGCTCGAGCGCAATCTGCCCGTACTAATGGGGCTCGTGGGCATTTGGTACCGCAACTTCTTCGGCTCGCAGAGCTATCTGGTCGCCCCCTACTCTGAGGCGCTTCACTTTCTGCCGGCGTACCTGCAACAACTCGAAATGGAGAGCAACGGTAAATCCGCGCGGCTCGACGGCCGGTTCGTAGACTATCCCACCTCCGCGATCACGTGGGGCGAGCCCGGCACCAACGGGCAGCATGCGTTCTTCCAGATGCTGCATCAGGGGCCGACGATCGTCCCCATCGATTTCATCGCAGTGCTGCGGCCCGAGCATCGGCTCGCAAGCCATCATCCGAAGCTGCTGGCCAACTGCTTCGCGCAGAGCGAGGCGCTCATGCTCGGGCGCACGGAGGAAGAAGCGCGCAAGGTTGCCGGACCCGACAAACCCGAGCTGGCGCCGCACCTCGTGTTCCCCGGCAATCGCCCGTCGACCACACTGCTGCTCGACGCGCTCACGCCGCGCGCATTAGGCGCGTTGATTGCGCTTTACGAGCACAAAGTGCTCGTGCAAGCCACGGTATGGAACATCAACCCATTCGATCAGTGGGGCGTCGAACTCGGGAAAATACTCGGCAAGGTCGTCGAGGCCGATCTGACCGCACAGGCATTCGACGCGCACAAGCACGACTCGTCCACCTCGACGCTGATCGCGCGCGCGCGGCGCGCGGGGGGACTCGGCGGCTGAACCAATCCACTGCGGGCGGGCCCGGCTGCAGCCTGGCCCGCATGCTACGGACGCGCAGGGCCGGGATGCGAACCGTCATACCCCGGGAAGCGCGAGTTTCCTGTAATCGTCCGGCGCCGGGGCGCCTCTCTCCGGCATTCCTTTGATTTCATGCAGTCCGTCCCTCGTGGGCAAGGTGAATTTGCCATCGTTCCTGGCCAGAACCAAGCTGTCGATGCTCTGGCCGGATTTCAGATGCCGGATCACATCGTCAACACCAAACTCTCTCGACTCGTTCAGCGGATGATCCGCCTTGTTCACCCACACATGGAGGTGCAAAGTGGCTGTCGAAGTCGCCACCGGAAAATGAAAAAACAGGTTAATCTTGTCTTTTTGATCCGATGCCCCATAGACCTCGGACAAATGATCGAGAATATCGGATTTCAGCTTCTCCAGCATCGCCACGTCGCCCCCATCCAAGTCCAAAATGGAAGTCAGCGATTTGATACCCGATTTAATCTCGGCAGATTTCTGATTTAATTCCTCGCTCCGGGGGGCTTGTTCCTCTGCCGCCGATTTGTTTCCACTAATTTCATCGATCAAATCGTGAGGTAGCGCCGGGTGAACTGCCCAGGCCGTCAGTTGCACGCCTTCCCGCCGTTGGGTAAGGTTCGAAATGTTCCCATTTACATAGTTCTCCGACATATAGGGAATATTGGGGTAGATAAGAAATCCATTGCCCCGATCCATAGGCGCAGAATAGTAAAAAGCCTCGGGATTTTTCTTGAAGACCTCACCATATACGGTGTCGCCGAGCTTCTGTCCTCGTAGAACGTCGACCAGGAACTGGGTGGCATTCTCGTTTTTGTACGTCTCCCGCAGGGCATCGAGATGGCGAGACGATAATTTCACCTGGGCCAAATCATTCGTTTGGTATTTCTTCAAGGATCTGGGGTTCAGCCATCGGAAACTCCCGTACTCGTCGTCCCCGCGTTTCGATACATACGCGCCGTGCGCCAGATCGGACTTTCCAGATCCGTCTTTTTTGACGAATACGTTATATGCATCCTTGTTAACGGCGCTCAATTTTTCGCGATTGTCGTCTATCCCATAAGCGTTCAGCGTCCCATGAATCGCAGATCTCCCCTCCTGATTCGGACCAACCTGGATGTTACGCGCCGCGCTTACATCGATAGTCGGCGCCTGCCGGTCGCGAGCCTCAGTCAGAGGGGGAACCATAGCGCCACGCAACCCTTGGATCGAGTTCATAGTTTATTGCACCAGCAAGAATTACAGTGGAAGATTCAGGGTATTATCGCGAATACCCTTGAAGGGGATGCCGGAAATATCTTTGATGGAATCCGAGGTCGGCAAGAAATATGACCCTCCATTTCGATTCAACACGAGATCGTCTACATCGCCGCCGGAGCGAAGATGATCGATAATTGTATCGAGATCGAAAGATCTTGGCTCATTTAGTGGGTGGTCACCCTTGTTGACCCAGGTGTGCAGATGAAGGGTGGCGGTTTTCTCGGCGACGGGGAAATGAAAGAACATCCTGACACTGTCGCTTTCATCTACCGCATAAACATCATGCAAATGCCGCAACGTCTCTTCCCTCAACTTTTCGAGCTGGGGAAGATGCTCTTTCTTCAAACTCAAAATACTGGTCAGGGACTCGACATTTGTCTTATTGTCGATTTCTCGTTGCGTCGTCGGCGTGCTAGCATCCAGTTTTTCGAGGCCGGATTTATGGTTCCGCCCCTCGAGGAAGGCCGACTGTATGCCGGGGTGTATGGCGTAAGTGCACAGGATGACGCCGTCCCGGCTGTTTTTAAGCGTTTCGGGCGCATGGACGTAAGTATCCAAAACGCTTTTGCCGCAGTATGGCGTATTGGGTGCAATCAGATACCCATGCTGCGAGTCGCTGAGCGGAGGCACGAAGTCAGCCAACCTCGGACTTCTCTCGTATAAATTCGTATCCAGGCAATCTTCCCCGTTGAGAACCTTGACAAGAAATTCCGGCAGCGGCCTCTCGGCGTAGGTGCGAGCAAGCTGCTCGAGCTCCGCCTTGCTACTGAAGCTGACCACGGCAACTTCCTTCGTCTGATATTTTGTCAGGCCTTTCGGATTCAGCCATTTAAAGCTGCCGTATTCATCCTCGCCCCGCTTGGATACGTAAGCGCCTTGAGATAAATTGGGGGACCCGGATTTATCTTTTTTGATAAAAACATTGTACTTGCCATCATTAAGTCGACTCAACGTCGGTCTATTATCGTCCACCCCGTAAGCATCGAGCTTTCTGCGGATCGAGGAGCCGCCAGCTGGCGTCCAACCATCACTGACGTTCCGTACCGCCCTCACGTCGATGCTTTGCTGGTGTCCGATATTCAGATCGTCGGATGCAACAACCGCAGGGCGATGCAATGCCTGAATTTCCTTCATATAATTCGCCGAAATCAAAAGAAAATAAAATCTTCTCGCAGGTTACCGCAGCACCCCGACACTCTGTCGCGCCAAGCGACTAGCTGGCACACCTATCGATCAGCGCCTCGATCTCGTTCCGGGACATATCTTTCGCATGAATATCCAATCCAGCCACGGCCACGCCTTTCTCAACCATCTTTTCCAGAAAGTTTTTCAACTGAGGCGTTCCCGGCATGTAATGTCCGGAGTCCAAATGAAACGATTTGGCCTTCCCTTGCTCGATTGCGACCATGCCGGCCGACAGGACTGCCCGCGCCCCCGTGGTGGACGTATGTTGCCATTTCCCTTTCTCATAGGGATGAACGAAGACTTCGCCATTCGCATGAATAACGAGCGCCGCGTGACCTTTCATCCCCGATTTGCCCGGCAGTTGGGTCGTATCCAACAATGCGCCCCCTGTCGTCCACTGCCCGCACGAAATATCGACCCGGTACCTGGCAGCCTCGCTCGGTTGCAAGTAGTGGATGTAGCCGACTTTTTCGGAAAAAGGATGCTTGGGGCCGCCCTTGAGCGTGCTTACTTCAACTTCAGGGTGTCGATCGATCCATTCGAACAGGCCCAGCCGGTTATGACGATCGTCCTGCCATGCACCGAAGGCGCCGGACTGCGAATCGAATCCGCTCAACGAGATGCGATCGCGGTGCTTCGGGTCTCTGATTTCAAGCCAATATTTGGGGTGAACGCCCGCCTCCCCACGCCTTTCTCGCGGCATCATCCGCGCGACGAATCCCGCAACCTCCTTGAAACGCATCAGGCTCGAAGAGTTTTTTACCTCTTTCGCGGGCAGCGATGGTTCGCTTTGAGGGCCGTTGCCGCCCGCAACCACGTTGACGTTGCTCGTATTGATCGTCAGCACGATCCACCTCCCCTATGCGCACCCAGCAATGACCCGCAAGGCGCCGTAGAAATCGTTTATGACCTCATGGAGCCGGTCCCCCGCCAGCGCTTCGACGTTCACGAGCCCTTTCAACTCGAAACCATCGTTGCACCTGCCCAGCGTCAGATGTCCCGTTTCGATGTCCCTCATCGGAGTCGTGATGATCGGAAGCACGACCGCGGAACCGTCTATCAATCGCTCTTCACTGATTTTTATCGGGGACCAGATAAAGAGCCGATCGTCTGACACGGAGATATTGATGACCGCCCCGCCCTCGGTTTCGATCGATATCGTCGAATGCGAATCAAAGTCATCTAATATGCGATCCGGAACACCGAGCTGCATCAGGGCACCGCGAACGGTCACACTCAACTCCTGATGGACGTTTTGAGAGAAAGACAGAGGATTGGGGTTCATGAATACTTGGGAATATCGAATCTACTGTGGCAGCGGGCTCGGCATGACCAGGGACCAGGCACTTGCCGAGCAGGTGATCTGTCATCCGCGAGGGCGTGGTCGAAAGCAACTCGGCTATTGGCCTTGGCTTCGATGATAGGAACGTTGTGCTCGTCCGCCTTGCGAAAAGTGCCCGTTCTTATTGCTTTCCTCGCCACGACCTCTCCGGCTGGCGCCGGCACGGCACCCGTTGCGGGTGGCCGGTTCGGTAACATGGTCGTGTCGTCCGCCCTCTTCCGCCATGAAGGCGCGCGGCGGCTCCTGCAGTGCGCCGCGTCGGCCGCAGATCAGAGGTTCAGTGCGCCGCGATCCTGCCTGCGTCGAGCGTAACGATGCGTGAACAGCGGCGTGCGAGTTCGATGTCGTGGGTCACGAGCACGAGCGTGGCGCCGTGAGCCGCGTTCATGCTGAACATGAGGTCGATGACGGCATGCCCTGTAGCGGCGTCGAGACTGCCCGTAGGTTCGTCGGCGAAAAGGATGGCCGGATGTGTGACAAAAGCGCGGGCGAGCGCCACGCGCTGCTGCTCGCCGCCCGAGAGCAGCTTCGGGTAGTGCCCGACGCGTTCGCCAAGCCCGACTTGCTCGAGTAATGCTCGCGCCCGCTGCGTCGCTTCGCGCGACGATACGCCCCCTTGCAGTTCCAGCGGCAGCCGCACGTTTTCGAGCGCGGTCAAGTGAGGCATCAATTGGAACGACTGAAAGACGAACCCGACGGCACCGTTTCTCAGCCGCGCGCGTTCATCTTCCGAAAGTGCAGCCAGTTCGCGCCCGAACAGCCGAACGGAGCCCGCACTCGGATTGTCCAACCCCGCGAGCAGCCCGAGCAACGTCGATTTACCGGAGCCCGACGCACCGACGATCGCCACGCTCGTACCCGGCATCACATCGAACTCGATGCCGTCGAGTATAGTCAGCTCGCCCGTGGCATCCTTGACCCTCTTGCTCAAACTTCGTACTTCAATGATCGGATCGGCTTGTTTTTGCATGAAGAAGAAGCATCGCTCGAGAGTGGGTTCGCTCGCCGCGGTATCGCGTCGTACGACTGCTGCGCTGTCGCTGGCGGTTGCAGCCGCTGCTGCAGCCTTCGCCTCCGCGCCTGCCCACGCGGCGGAGCGCGCCAAGCCGGTAATCGTGGTCCTGGGCGACAGCCTTTCCGCCGAATACGGGCTGCCGCGAGACACAGGCTGGGTCGCGCTCTTGCGCCGGCGTTTGGCCGACGAGCGGATCGATTATAGCGTCGCGAACGCGAGTATCAGCGGCGACACGACGAGCGGTGGCCGCGCACGCCTGCCAGCGGTCATCGCACGGCTCAAGCCCGCCGTCGTCATCGTCGAGCTGGGCGCGAACGATGCATTGCGCGGGGTGCCGCTCGCGACAACAGAAGAGAATCTGCGCACGATCGTCAGCGCGGCCAAGCAGGCGAAGGCAAAGGTCGTGCTCGTCGGCATGTACGTGCCGCCGAACTACGGTCCTGCCTATACGCAGCGCTTTCACGCACTCTTCGGCTCGCTCGCGAAGGAGCTCGGGGTCGACCTCGTGCCGTTCCTGCTGGCGGGCATCGAAAATCGGTCAGATCTGTTCCAGCAGGACCAGATGCACCCGACTCAGCAGGCCCAACCGATGTTGCTCGACAATGTGTGGCCCGTGCTAGCCCCACTCTTGCGGCGCAACGCCGGACATTGAAAAAACGAACCCCG encodes the following:
- the pgi gene encoding glucose-6-phosphate isomerase, giving the protein MTPNSLSSWTALTAHYDSIRDARVADWFAADSGSPSRAERLTFEGAGLVADFSKNRVTDETLKLLVALARETGVEARRDAMFNGEVVNPTEGRAALHTALRAASADAPFHAQVLAERARMAAFAERVRSGAWTGHTGKRIRHVVNIGIGGSDLGPKMVVHALDHLKAPGLSTYFVSNVDGADLARVLDRIDPEETLAIIVSKTFTTLETMTNARSLRDWFIEKGCPESGLAKHFVGVSANPAEVVKFGIDKDNVFEMWDWVGGRYSLWSAVGLSIMIAVGPQHFDALLDGADAMDTHFREAPLERNLPVLMGLVGIWYRNFFGSQSYLVAPYSEALHFLPAYLQQLEMESNGKSARLDGRFVDYPTSAITWGEPGTNGQHAFFQMLHQGPTIVPIDFIAVLRPEHRLASHHPKLLANCFAQSEALMLGRTEEEARKVAGPDKPELAPHLVFPGNRPSTTLLLDALTPRALGALIALYEHKVLVQATVWNINPFDQWGVELGKILGKVVEADLTAQAFDAHKHDSSTSTLIARARRAGGLGG
- a CDS encoding m7GpppX diphosphatase, with product MKEIQALHRPAVVASDDLNIGHQQSIDVRAVRNVSDGWTPAGGSSIRRKLDAYGVDDNRPTLSRLNDGKYNVFIKKDKSGSPNLSQGAYVSKRGEDEYGSFKWLNPKGLTKYQTKEVAVVSFSSKAELEQLARTYAERPLPEFLVKVLNGEDCLDTNLYERSPRLADFVPPLSDSQHGYLIAPNTPYCGKSVLDTYVHAPETLKNSRDGVILCTYAIHPGIQSAFLEGRNHKSGLEKLDASTPTTQREIDNKTNVESLTSILSLKKEHLPQLEKLREETLRHLHDVYAVDESDSVRMFFHFPVAEKTATLHLHTWVNKGDHPLNEPRSFDLDTIIDHLRSGGDVDDLVLNRNGGSYFLPTSDSIKDISGIPFKGIRDNTLNLPL
- a CDS encoding InvB/SpaK family type III secretion system chaperone produces the protein MNPNPLSFSQNVHQELSVTVRGALMQLGVPDRILDDFDSHSTISIETEGGAVINISVSDDRLFIWSPIKISEERLIDGSAVVLPIITTPMRDIETGHLTLGRCNDGFELKGLVNVEALAGDRLHEVINDFYGALRVIAGCA
- a CDS encoding ABC transporter ATP-binding protein, encoding MQKQADPIIEVRSLSKRVKDATGELTILDGIEFDVMPGTSVAIVGASGSGKSTLLGLLAGLDNPSAGSVRLFGRELAALSEDERARLRNGAVGFVFQSFQLMPHLTALENVRLPLELQGGVSSREATQRARALLEQVGLGERVGHYPKLLSGGEQQRVALARAFVTHPAILFADEPTGSLDAATGHAVIDLMFSMNAAHGATLVLVTHDIELARRCSRIVTLDAGRIAAH
- a CDS encoding arylesterase translates to MKKKHRSRVGSLAAVSRRTTAALSLAVAAAAAAFASAPAHAAERAKPVIVVLGDSLSAEYGLPRDTGWVALLRRRLADERIDYSVANASISGDTTSGGRARLPAVIARLKPAVVIVELGANDALRGVPLATTEENLRTIVSAAKQAKAKVVLVGMYVPPNYGPAYTQRFHALFGSLAKELGVDLVPFLLAGIENRSDLFQQDQMHPTQQAQPMLLDNVWPVLAPLLRRNAGH